One genomic window of bacterium includes the following:
- a CDS encoding glycosyltransferase family 2 protein, with protein MKRTIGVVIAVDRVDRELGALKGLAKLTPSERPKEVYLSVGRNPSLQRNLGVKACRTDLVHFLDDDSVVSPGSFNDLSSHFEDPRTAVAGGPNLVPPDAIPFERTVNAVLASWMGSFKVRARYAAIGAVREATEKELILCNMMVRRETFLKEGGFRVDLYPNEENEFLNRLLHKGYRMVYDPRGVVFRSRRKSLEAFCWQAFRYGRGRARQMKVYPCLSDLVHLAPAFFLLYLLTLAAAFWPTQDLRPWNWIFRLPIWWFPLVLFILGALGTGFSAASWHRRLPDLFKVPILIFLRHACYGAGLIAGFFTSIPKPPMKAHLYKAQWGPKGWKISPVAARPAARKK; from the coding sequence ATGAAGAGGACCATCGGGGTCGTGATCGCGGTGGACCGGGTGGACAGGGAACTGGGCGCCCTCAAGGGCCTCGCCAAGCTCACCCCCTCCGAGCGGCCCAAGGAGGTCTATCTTTCGGTGGGCCGCAATCCCTCGCTCCAGCGCAACCTCGGCGTGAAGGCCTGCCGGACCGACCTGGTGCATTTCCTCGACGACGACAGCGTGGTCTCCCCCGGCTCCTTCAACGACCTCTCCTCCCATTTCGAGGACCCCCGGACCGCCGTGGCCGGCGGCCCCAACCTGGTGCCCCCCGACGCCATCCCTTTCGAGCGCACCGTGAACGCGGTGCTGGCCTCCTGGATGGGCAGTTTCAAGGTGCGCGCCCGCTACGCGGCCATCGGGGCCGTGCGCGAGGCCACCGAGAAGGAACTGATCCTCTGCAACATGATGGTGCGCCGGGAGACCTTCCTGAAGGAAGGCGGCTTCCGGGTGGACCTCTACCCCAATGAAGAGAACGAGTTCCTCAACCGCCTGCTCCACAAGGGCTACCGGATGGTCTATGACCCCCGGGGCGTGGTCTTCCGCTCCCGCCGTAAATCCCTGGAGGCTTTCTGTTGGCAGGCCTTCCGCTATGGCCGGGGCCGCGCCCGGCAGATGAAGGTCTACCCCTGCCTGTCCGACCTGGTGCACTTGGCCCCCGCCTTCTTCCTTCTTTATCTTCTGACCTTGGCGGCGGCCTTCTGGCCGACCCAAGACCTCCGGCCTTGGAACTGGATCTTCCGCCTACCCATCTGGTGGTTTCCCCTGGTCCTCTTCATCCTCGGCGCGCTGGGCACCGGCTTCTCGGCCGCCTCCTGGCACCGCCGCCTGCCCGATCTCTTCAAGGTGCCCATCCTCATCTTCCTGCGCCACGCCTGCTACGGCGCGGGGCTGATCGCCGGGTTCTTCACCTCCATCCCCAAACCACCGATGAAGGCCCACCTCTACAAGGCCCAATGGGGCCCCAAGGGCTGGAAGATCTCCCCCGTCGCGGCCCGGCCCGCCGCCCGCAAGAAGTAG
- a CDS encoding lysylphosphatidylglycerol synthase transmembrane domain-containing protein: protein MRRLSSFSFLLGLLLFILLLSMVDLPTVGRLLAQADWKWMALALLFILPEVLIKALRLKALARTFGSHLPFSKANWIYLAGQPLGAVTPAKLGDIVRVLGIGRWGNLKPHSAFAVHVADKVYDLLALVLLAATGLITLIAQSQFKGPAVAALMGIGMGVLLMALFLNPQWMRVILKPLLLFLAPRKLADQLRAHGTEFYRNLLSLFLPSQRLTVPFALSMAAWLVVLVRTYFCAMALGLPMPFITIALLLPIVIVIEFIPITILGFGTREAALFFFFTTPLVTHAGLISFSLMTVLAGPLLTSLIGIPCAIRMGQSTGAPK, encoded by the coding sequence ATGAGGCGGCTCAGTTCCTTCTCCTTCCTCCTCGGGCTCCTGCTCTTCATCCTCCTGCTTTCCATGGTGGACCTGCCCACCGTGGGCCGCCTCCTGGCCCAGGCCGACTGGAAATGGATGGCCCTGGCCCTTCTTTTCATCCTCCCCGAGGTGTTGATCAAGGCCCTCCGCCTCAAGGCCTTGGCCCGCACCTTCGGTTCCCATCTCCCTTTCTCCAAGGCCAACTGGATCTACCTGGCCGGCCAGCCCCTGGGCGCGGTCACCCCGGCCAAGCTGGGGGATATCGTGCGGGTCCTGGGCATCGGCCGCTGGGGCAACCTGAAGCCCCATTCGGCCTTCGCCGTGCACGTGGCCGACAAGGTCTACGACCTGCTGGCCCTGGTGCTGCTGGCCGCCACCGGCCTGATCACCCTCATCGCCCAGAGCCAGTTCAAGGGGCCGGCGGTGGCCGCCCTCATGGGCATCGGGATGGGAGTGCTCCTCATGGCGCTCTTCCTCAACCCCCAGTGGATGCGGGTCATCCTCAAACCACTCCTGCTCTTCCTCGCTCCCCGCAAGCTGGCCGACCAACTGCGGGCCCACGGCACCGAGTTCTACCGGAACCTGCTCTCCCTCTTCCTCCCCTCCCAGCGATTGACCGTCCCCTTCGCCCTGTCCATGGCCGCCTGGCTGGTGGTTCTGGTCCGCACTTATTTCTGCGCCATGGCCTTGGGCCTGCCCATGCCCTTCATCACCATCGCCCTGCTGTTGCCCATCGTCATTGTGATAGAATTCATCCCCATCACCATCCTTGGCTTCGGCACGCGGGAGGCCGCCTTGTTCTTCTTCTTCACCACGCCCCTGGTCACCCACGCGGGGCTCATCTCCTTCTCCCTGATGACGGTGCTGGCCGGACCCCTCTTGACCTCGCTCATCGGCATCCCCTGCGCGATCCGCATGGGCCAAAGCACGGGAGCGCCGAAATGA